A single genomic interval of candidate division KSB1 bacterium harbors:
- a CDS encoding FHA domain-containing protein has product MPKIVVKRKAEVYKEFSIRPFQSRITIGSEGDNDLIIADKKVSMHHLVIEKEGTRYFVRDTQSAFGSYLNGELITDRMPLSSGDEIKIGDHTLIFENVLFEKSASDFEEIPHLDLAAPTPGPSSPKAPALDTGGEIAETGDGVATMVVESEEVSKGTTAFAPPASEKLIPHYLLAIYGPYLGKIYRLNYGVTKIGRDSTLNDIVIRENEKNEVDPSISRRHATIFMENGKYYIMDKRSKTRTRVNRKQLGEEDVVQLYPNDEIEIVSDQKSTIFRFVPEVMMDFSPPKRCGSWWVRNSNWVVQIGTAIGVVLLLLLIINSISRLRVINQKPETLQLTEIPFIALPELTTPLLPVNQVLANMAGLAPAIGDFNGDGYVDVAYADQKGYLIVINGRSMKPLWNRPVAQQLQSGVSLVITDLNNNRLPDLLIPANNSTLYAIEGSSGNEIWTSPLLGGLFSGSPVVADLNGDGFQDVFIASQTGQVHIGYGSVGNPQWTSLQVEAEIRCTPSAGDVDRDGLPEVILGTENGKLLIFDGTSGNFSHIFDVNEEFQKAKGSFFEDHPIRQRVAIGDLDHDAYDDCVLLTEENHVLALSGNGLKRLWHDQLDAGSLRGAIAPPMIADLNDDGRLDVVILTSNNALIAYDGLGKGAGQKKILWGYLPENQEQFASYPVLIDINKDRIIDVLVAGFWRGLYIFNGKDGKLLRENTPIENVEQAIIGTPTVADFKRDKKLEILLRKNNDNFSLLQTNAQIMPGEILWGQLNFDAHHSGCNRLAKLSPSRYYVIILFSFLLSGVAIGYNIYSPLKRKKLFLKTP; this is encoded by the coding sequence ATGCCGAAAATCGTTGTCAAGCGGAAGGCTGAAGTTTACAAGGAATTTTCCATTCGGCCATTCCAGAGCAGAATCACTATTGGTTCAGAGGGGGACAACGATCTGATTATTGCAGATAAAAAGGTTTCAATGCATCATTTGGTCATTGAAAAAGAAGGAACTCGATATTTCGTTAGGGATACTCAAAGCGCTTTTGGAAGCTATTTAAATGGAGAACTGATTACCGATCGAATGCCACTATCCAGTGGTGATGAAATTAAAATCGGTGATCATACATTGATATTTGAGAATGTGTTATTTGAAAAGAGTGCGAGCGATTTTGAAGAAATACCGCATTTGGATTTAGCTGCACCAACACCTGGCCCCAGTTCTCCAAAGGCTCCGGCACTGGATACCGGAGGGGAGATCGCGGAAACAGGTGATGGGGTAGCAACCATGGTGGTAGAGTCTGAGGAAGTCAGCAAAGGCACGACTGCGTTTGCACCTCCGGCTTCAGAAAAACTGATTCCCCATTACCTGCTGGCCATTTATGGACCTTACTTGGGCAAGATTTACCGTCTCAACTATGGTGTGACGAAAATCGGTCGGGATAGTACCTTAAACGACATTGTCATTCGGGAGAATGAGAAAAACGAAGTGGATCCAAGTATCTCCCGGCGACATGCGACCATATTTATGGAGAACGGCAAATATTATATCATGGATAAGCGGAGCAAAACCAGAACTCGAGTCAATCGCAAACAATTGGGCGAAGAGGATGTGGTCCAGCTTTATCCGAATGATGAAATTGAAATTGTTAGTGACCAGAAGAGCACTATTTTTCGTTTCGTGCCGGAGGTCATGATGGATTTTTCGCCCCCCAAAAGATGCGGTTCATGGTGGGTACGGAATTCTAATTGGGTGGTGCAAATTGGTACGGCAATCGGAGTAGTACTGCTGTTATTGTTGATCATCAATTCGATCTCCCGACTAAGGGTCATCAACCAGAAGCCTGAGACGCTTCAGTTGACAGAAATCCCGTTTATCGCATTACCAGAATTGACGACACCTCTGCTGCCGGTCAACCAGGTACTTGCTAACATGGCGGGTTTAGCTCCAGCTATTGGGGATTTCAACGGCGATGGCTATGTGGATGTAGCATATGCAGATCAGAAAGGCTATTTGATCGTTATCAATGGACGATCGATGAAGCCCCTATGGAACCGTCCAGTGGCTCAACAACTGCAATCGGGAGTTAGTTTAGTCATCACAGACTTAAACAACAATCGCTTGCCAGATTTATTGATCCCTGCAAACAACTCAACTCTCTACGCCATCGAAGGTAGTAGCGGGAATGAGATCTGGACCAGTCCCCTGTTGGGTGGTCTGTTTTCAGGCAGCCCAGTGGTGGCGGATTTAAACGGCGATGGATTCCAAGATGTCTTTATTGCGAGCCAAACAGGCCAGGTCCATATCGGTTATGGCTCAGTGGGCAATCCGCAATGGACATCGCTCCAGGTCGAAGCGGAGATTCGCTGCACTCCTTCTGCTGGCGATGTCGATCGCGATGGTCTGCCCGAGGTGATATTGGGGACTGAAAATGGCAAATTGCTCATTTTCGACGGCACAAGTGGAAACTTCAGTCATATCTTCGATGTCAACGAAGAATTTCAAAAGGCGAAAGGTTCGTTCTTTGAGGATCATCCGATCCGACAACGCGTCGCAATCGGAGATTTAGATCATGACGCTTACGACGACTGTGTGCTATTGACTGAGGAAAATCATGTGTTGGCTTTAAGCGGTAATGGTCTGAAACGTCTATGGCATGACCAACTCGATGCGGGTTCCTTGCGCGGTGCTATTGCACCTCCAATGATCGCTGATTTAAACGATGACGGTCGTTTAGATGTTGTAATTCTGACTAGCAATAACGCGCTCATCGCATACGACGGTCTTGGCAAGGGGGCGGGTCAAAAGAAAATCCTTTGGGGTTACCTTCCTGAAAACCAAGAGCAATTCGCAAGTTACCCTGTATTGATCGACATTAATAAAGACCGAATAATAGATGTCTTGGTCGCTGGTTTTTGGCGAGGCCTCTATATTTTCAATGGCAAAGATGGTAAGCTTCTCAGAGAAAACACCCCGATCGAAAATGTTGAACAGGCAATTATTGGCACTCCGACGGTGGCTGATTTTAAAAGAGACAAAAAGCTTGAGATTCTTTTAAGAAAGAACAATGATAATTTCAGCCTCCTTCAAACCAATGCGCAAATTATGCCAGGAGAAATTTTATGGGGCCAGCTCAATTTCGATGCACACCATTCTGGGTGCAATCGACTGGCAAAGCTGTCACCATCGCGCTACTATGTAATAATTCTGTTCTCGTTCCTATTAAGCGGCGTTGCTATTGGTTACAATATTTATTCGCCTCTAAAACGTAAAAAACTTTTTCTGAAAACGCCATGA
- a CDS encoding PEGA domain-containing protein, translated as MNQEEKRLIQNKYEIVSKIKQGGFGIVYKGYDHVFEKPVAIKAIEPSLLREARYIDLFLEEAKNAGKLSHNNIVHIYNLVRDENGQFFIIMEYIDGVDLGKILRWCQKRNMTIPHHLSVFIVKEICKALEYAHNKRDLMTDKPLRLVHQDISPSNIMASSSGHVKLIDFGLAKIRFQTDSSDQIVLSGKLPYMAPEQVNGGVIDRRTDIFSLGAVFYEMLTGERLFPLDDPYQTIELIKKCKIDASVLERHHIDVSLQQIVLKMLQRDSDQRYQGANGVYLDLVEYLMATARSVDFAEELGDFVAQVMESNGRAEESLPDGKANVTPTPAPAFDQFKMKEPKIVIDASYGLSSSEEVSDLPAGGSASFASEELQSSSDLKGEQSIAESIEGIIEDQASQTTPAEPVTGEPNSDAVTIVLDGKSINDDGDSKILGQPYSELEDINVGSVRHRWSSDQAHEKNQGEIFIDELGKSDNASESVLESRDGLARSAAVRGKTVTPSRDVSVASEEEGEDDLKTVIDVIRLSTDRHKKVFTRIGIGFATAAILFFVLDLVLQLTPIGSAIYDRLFPPAIRISSLPVGATVYLDNKPINGKTPLSIAKISPGVHELRLTAPGFSPLIKSIHVPSKGQVKVAGEKVRKGYDPYLFRFKSPIEITSEPKGATIYINQLLYPQKTPTTVEWEAGIPFSLEMEQENFQRLSGFNLNTLDGSEEIEDRRVWSFKTIDGEPKRYVVEGIFKKFIYVSCIPSGAIFYIDGSPTPSGRTDVSSTIALTMGKHEIIFQKAGFNSRTITVTVDKNGPESISVMLTRNVRFFAKDINDLGNNEIGARIVRIIQNNKAYPRNDRTPCELSLPPVDLQVVLSKEGYKDATVTVTTRDKDVVVKMEPAIALVEVIVTDGLTGLPLKDAQISYRPLSGTQTSETYFGATDENGRCTNKVGPGEYSFRVKKFGYFEKYAILNTKSGNSKLEFKLIIQ; from the coding sequence ATGAACCAGGAAGAGAAGCGACTTATACAGAACAAATATGAGATCGTTTCTAAAATTAAGCAAGGGGGCTTTGGAATTGTTTATAAAGGTTATGATCATGTATTCGAGAAACCAGTTGCCATCAAGGCAATTGAGCCGAGTCTATTGCGTGAGGCAAGATATATTGATTTATTTCTGGAAGAAGCGAAAAATGCTGGCAAGCTAAGCCACAATAATATTGTGCATATCTATAACTTAGTACGAGATGAAAATGGACAATTTTTCATCATCATGGAATATATCGATGGGGTGGATCTTGGCAAAATTTTGCGTTGGTGTCAAAAACGCAACATGACGATCCCACATCACCTGAGCGTGTTTATTGTTAAGGAAATATGCAAAGCGCTGGAGTATGCTCATAATAAACGAGATTTAATGACCGATAAACCTTTGCGTCTAGTTCATCAAGATATTTCCCCTTCCAATATTATGGCGTCCTCATCGGGGCATGTAAAATTGATCGATTTCGGTTTGGCGAAGATTCGATTTCAAACCGATAGCTCGGATCAGATCGTGCTATCTGGCAAATTGCCGTATATGGCCCCAGAGCAGGTTAATGGAGGGGTTATAGATCGACGAACTGATATCTTTTCCCTCGGTGCAGTGTTTTACGAAATGCTGACAGGCGAGAGGTTATTTCCGCTGGATGATCCATATCAAACCATTGAACTCATCAAGAAATGCAAGATCGATGCTTCGGTGCTTGAACGACATCATATTGATGTATCGCTGCAACAAATTGTTTTAAAAATGCTGCAGCGGGACTCAGATCAACGCTACCAAGGTGCGAACGGGGTTTATCTTGATCTAGTGGAATACTTGATGGCGACTGCCCGTTCAGTTGATTTTGCGGAGGAGCTTGGCGATTTTGTGGCGCAGGTGATGGAATCGAACGGCAGAGCGGAGGAGTCATTGCCAGATGGCAAAGCCAATGTAACGCCGACTCCAGCTCCAGCTTTCGATCAATTTAAAATGAAAGAACCCAAGATAGTTATAGATGCCTCATATGGCCTATCAAGCTCCGAAGAGGTGAGCGATCTCCCAGCTGGTGGATCAGCATCTTTTGCTTCGGAAGAATTGCAATCGAGTTCCGATCTAAAAGGAGAGCAGTCGATAGCTGAATCGATTGAGGGTATTATCGAAGATCAAGCAAGCCAAACGACGCCTGCTGAGCCAGTAACGGGTGAGCCGAACAGCGATGCTGTTACAATTGTGTTGGACGGGAAATCCATCAATGATGATGGAGATTCCAAGATTTTAGGTCAACCCTATTCAGAATTGGAAGACATAAACGTTGGGTCGGTGAGGCATCGCTGGTCGAGTGATCAAGCTCATGAAAAAAATCAAGGCGAAATTTTCATTGACGAGCTTGGGAAAAGCGACAATGCCTCAGAGTCTGTATTGGAGTCACGCGATGGCCTGGCGCGATCAGCCGCTGTTCGGGGAAAAACTGTGACACCATCCCGAGATGTGTCCGTCGCAAGTGAGGAGGAAGGCGAGGACGACCTAAAAACCGTAATTGATGTCATTCGGTTATCTACGGATCGCCATAAAAAAGTATTCACCCGAATTGGGATCGGTTTCGCAACGGCTGCAATCTTGTTTTTTGTGCTCGATTTGGTCTTACAACTAACTCCGATCGGTTCTGCTATTTATGATCGGTTGTTCCCCCCGGCCATTCGAATTTCATCGCTGCCCGTTGGCGCAACCGTATATCTTGACAATAAACCGATAAACGGAAAAACACCACTTTCAATCGCTAAAATTTCGCCAGGCGTCCATGAGCTGAGGTTGACTGCTCCAGGATTTAGTCCACTGATTAAATCGATCCATGTCCCAAGCAAGGGACAGGTAAAGGTAGCTGGAGAGAAAGTCCGCAAAGGATATGATCCCTATCTATTCCGTTTCAAATCGCCTATTGAGATCACCTCAGAGCCAAAAGGCGCAACAATTTATATTAATCAGTTGCTCTACCCCCAGAAAACTCCAACGACCGTCGAATGGGAAGCTGGTATCCCGTTCTCATTGGAAATGGAACAAGAAAATTTTCAAAGATTATCTGGCTTTAATCTGAATACGTTAGATGGGAGTGAGGAGATCGAAGATCGTCGGGTGTGGTCATTCAAAACGATTGACGGAGAACCGAAGCGATATGTGGTGGAGGGTATATTCAAGAAATTTATCTATGTTTCTTGCATTCCCTCTGGTGCAATTTTCTATATTGATGGTTCTCCAACGCCCTCGGGCCGAACCGACGTGTCCAGCACGATTGCCCTGACCATGGGTAAGCACGAAATTATTTTTCAAAAGGCAGGATTCAATTCTCGAACTATTACGGTGACAGTTGACAAAAATGGGCCTGAATCGATTTCTGTGATGCTAACCCGAAATGTGCGTTTCTTCGCTAAGGATATTAATGATTTGGGTAATAATGAGATCGGGGCGCGGATCGTGCGAATCATTCAAAATAATAAGGCCTATCCTCGAAATGATAGGACTCCCTGCGAGCTGAGTCTACCGCCTGTTGATCTGCAAGTTGTGTTGAGCAAGGAAGGTTATAAAGATGCTACTGTCACAGTGACGACTCGGGACAAGGACGTGGTCGTAAAGATGGAGCCAGCAATAGCATTGGTAGAAGTAATAGTGACTGATGGGCTCACCGGTTTACCGCTCAAAGATGCACAAATTAGCTATCGGCCTTTGAGTGGCACTCAGACCAGCGAGACCTATTTTGGGGCTACCGATGAAAATGGTCGCTGCACCAATAAAGTTGGTCCAGGCGAATATAGTTTTAGAGTGAAAAAATTTGGCTATTTTGAGAAATATGCCATTTTGAACACCAAATCAGGAAATAGCAAACTGGAATTTAAGTTAATCATCCAATAA
- a CDS encoding protein phosphatase 2C domain-containing protein has product MKLRMLAGSDTGIARAVNEDFCGIFEEQGLAIVCDGMGGHNAGANASRLAVMTIRYMYLFLDPSLHQQITKDLEMHHLEMASRLIGSIRLTNRNIYHKSLQNPEWSGMGTTVSALLLQHNLAIIAHVGDSRIYRIRGSTITRLTQDHTWVNELIQDQEIDSEAAQKFEKKNVITRALGLSGTIKIDAGIEPVQAGDLFLICTDGLTRALSDDEIKRIVLFNQGNLEHSLTHLIDTATMKDGSDNITVALVAVDEIETSSNHQSSSYVTLKEENKQLTMIEDRILDRELYRRTDSEETIVPIKKIWRQHRNKFAVSAGLFGIGIILVWFFWFNYWARPSAAPIHDLTAVIETTSAPVDTIRIASTALPKLNPTINRHGIEIESKTIPDSVIKKMNNPSKGSQTELPLVTKIQSWSLQRNLGDQGKIFITGLEKINLQGDADVFINNNFWGKSSYLSLRGVSLKPGTYTITIRDSTDRVLFHQENITVSAGDIKAIEIKSKRNDSVSN; this is encoded by the coding sequence ATGAAATTACGAATGCTGGCTGGGAGTGATACTGGCATTGCCAGAGCGGTCAATGAAGACTTTTGTGGGATTTTTGAAGAGCAAGGATTGGCCATTGTCTGTGACGGCATGGGAGGCCACAACGCTGGAGCCAATGCAAGCCGGCTTGCAGTAATGACGATCCGCTATATGTATTTATTTTTGGATCCGTCGTTGCACCAACAGATCACCAAAGATCTAGAGATGCATCATCTGGAGATGGCATCTCGTTTGATCGGTTCAATTCGGTTGACCAATCGCAATATATATCATAAATCCCTCCAAAACCCAGAATGGAGCGGAATGGGGACCACAGTCTCCGCCCTACTATTGCAGCACAATCTGGCCATCATCGCGCATGTGGGCGATAGTCGGATTTATCGGATCCGGGGATCAACGATCACTCGTCTCACTCAGGATCATACCTGGGTTAATGAATTGATTCAAGATCAGGAGATCGACAGCGAAGCGGCGCAGAAATTTGAAAAGAAAAATGTGATTACTCGGGCGCTGGGACTGAGCGGTACGATTAAGATAGATGCAGGCATCGAACCGGTTCAAGCTGGCGACCTATTTTTGATTTGCACGGATGGCCTAACCAGAGCGCTTTCTGACGATGAGATTAAACGGATCGTCCTCTTCAATCAGGGCAATCTGGAGCACAGCCTAACCCACCTGATCGATACCGCGACAATGAAAGACGGTTCCGATAACATCACCGTGGCTTTAGTGGCCGTTGACGAAATAGAGACATCTTCCAATCACCAGTCATCGAGCTATGTGACGCTGAAGGAAGAGAACAAACAATTGACGATGATCGAAGATCGGATCTTGGACCGCGAGCTCTATCGGCGCACAGATAGCGAGGAGACAATTGTTCCGATTAAAAAAATTTGGCGTCAGCACCGAAACAAATTCGCAGTGTCTGCTGGCCTATTCGGAATTGGAATTATTCTGGTCTGGTTTTTCTGGTTTAATTATTGGGCACGCCCAAGCGCCGCCCCAATCCATGATTTAACTGCTGTCATTGAAACAACAAGTGCCCCAGTTGATACGATCAGGATAGCATCCACAGCGCTGCCCAAGCTCAATCCAACGATCAATCGTCATGGAATCGAGATTGAGAGCAAGACTATCCCCGATTCAGTCATAAAAAAAATGAACAATCCATCCAAGGGCAGTCAAACCGAGCTGCCGCTGGTGACAAAAATTCAAAGCTGGTCGCTCCAGAGAAATCTTGGCGATCAGGGAAAAATTTTTATTACTGGCTTGGAAAAGATCAACCTGCAAGGTGATGCAGATGTCTTCATAAATAATAATTTTTGGGGCAAGTCAAGCTATTTATCGCTAAGGGGCGTATCATTGAAACCAGGAACCTATACTATCACGATTCGCGATTCAACGGATCGGGTATTATTTCATCAGGAGAACATAACCGTATCGGCTGGCGACATCAAGGCGATCGAAATCAAAAGCAAACGAAATGATTCGGTATCGAATTAG